The following coding sequences lie in one Musa acuminata AAA Group cultivar baxijiao chromosome BXJ1-8, Cavendish_Baxijiao_AAA, whole genome shotgun sequence genomic window:
- the LOC135680362 gene encoding uncharacterized protein LOC135680362, protein MGLSKPERQEEEPFIRSFLKHFFHTLSIITISLLFPASFLTLDRFTAASTPSIPPSSVLATVFQRAALPVINGLVSVVCLAALVHSLTGRMVKLPAAVAWTLLCLFHVCLSLGTEVTIASRAEPIDDALVHHSITWIKRAVLFVGLHRTMRVWARMVVKRVADDTIFGEEVQEDISDKVVVSVAFATLWITMLQNDIARMVFAAVEKGLTKDMDLDGYVGWFVSHAIVTTGMVRSVQGLLCAGKFLFCRCREADEDHLTADHKV, encoded by the coding sequence atgggATTAAGCAAACCAGAGAGACAAGAGGAGGAACCGTTCATCCGTAGCTTTCTCAAGCACTTCTTCCACACGCTATCCATCATCACCATTTCTCTCCTCTTCCCCGCCTCCTTCCTCACGCTCGACAGATTCACCGCCGCCTCCACCCCCTCGATTCCGCCCTCTTCCGTCCTCGCTACCGTCTTCCAGCGCGCCGCCCTGCCTGTCATTAACGGACTCGTCTCCGTCGTCTGTCTCGCTGCTCTCGTGCACTCGCTCACCGGCCGCATGGTCAAGCTTCCTGCCGCGGTTGCATGGACTCTCCTGTGCCTCTTCCATGTCTGCCTCAGCCTCGGCACCGAGGTAACCATCGCCTCCAGAGCCGAACCGATCGACGACGCGCTCGTTCATCACAGCATTACGTGGATCAAGCGTGCAGTCCTCTTCGTGGGGCTTCACAGGACGATGAGGGTATGGGCGAGGATGGTGGTCAAACGGGTGGCCGACGACACCATCTTCGGGGAGGAAGTCCAAGAAGACATCTCCGACAAAGTGGTGGTCTCAGTGGCGTTCGCGACTCTTTGGATAACGATGCTGCAGAACGACATTGCCCGAATGGTGTTTGCTGCAGTAGAGAAAGGGTTGACGAAGGACATGGACTTGGATGGTTACGTTGGCTGGTTTGTGAGCCATGCCATTGTGACGACAGGCATGGTGAGAAGTGTGCAAGGGCTGCTGTGCGCAGGGAAGTTCTTGTTTTGCCGCTGTAGAGAAGCAGATGAAGACCACCTCACTGCAGATCACAAGGTTTGA
- the LOC135584908 gene encoding bZIP transcription factor 53-like, translating into MSSLPIRGSTGCQESPLVGIDEHKRKRMLSNRESARRSRMRKQQRFDDLISQAAELKNQNSQIEMQINLLTQRYGEVESENAVLRAQLTELTERLQSLNSVLRFLEEFSGMAMDIPEIPDQLLKPWQLPRPAQPISATADMLQF; encoded by the coding sequence ATGTCTTCCTTGCCGATCCGCGGATCTACGGGATGTCAAGAGTCCCCCCTGGTCGGTATCGACGAGCACAAGCGAAAACGGATGCTCTCGAACAGGGAGTCGGCAAGGAGGTCCCGGATGAGAAAGCAGCAGCGCTTCGATGATCTGATAAGCCAAGCGGCAGAGCTCAAGAACCAAAACAGCCAGATTGAGATGCAGATCAATTTGCTGACCCAGCGTTACGGTGAGGTGGAATCTGAGAACGCTGTCCTCAGGGCTCAGTTGACGGAATTGACTGAGAGATTGCAATCGCTGAACTCGGTGCTCCGCTTCTTGGAGGAATTTAGCGGGATGGCCATGGACATACCGGAGATACCTGACCAGCTCCTGAAACCATGGCAGCTTCCTCGCCCTGCGCAGCCTATCTCTGCCACAGCCGACATGCTTCAGTTCTGA
- the LOC135588042 gene encoding uncharacterized protein LOC135588042 — protein MAGCNQGNRASQGEEVILEKKYGGIAPKKPLISKDHERAYFDSADWVLGKQGTSPKAKTAIESLKPKLKRTPHHQLPPRRPTCTSGVEDAD, from the exons ATGGCGGGTTGCAATCAGGGGAATAGAGCTTCCCAGGGTGAAGAG GTGATCTTGGAGAAAAAATATGGAGGAATTGCACCAAAAAAACCATTAATCTCAAAG GACCATGAAAGAGCCTACTTTGATTCTGCGGACTGGGTCCTCGGCAAG CAAGGAACTAGTCCAAAAGCAAAAACTGCTATCGAGTCTCTGAAGCCCAAGCTGAAG CGTACTCCGCATCATCAGCTCCCACCACGAAGGCCAACATGCACATCTGGTGTGGAAGATGCA GATTAA